GCACAAATCGGCATGTCTGCTGATGACAAGCCTCTTGATGTGAACGGCGTTGAACTTAAAAAAGGTGACGACGTAACAGTAATCAAAGACCTGCCAATCAAAGGCACTAACCAAGTGATTAAGCAAGGTACTGTTATTCGTGGTATCAGCGTTGGTGACGATCCTAAGCTTGTTTCTGGTAAAACAAACGGCGGTCAATCAATGTACGTAATCGCTGAGTTCTGCCGTAAAAAGTAATTATCCTTTTAGCTGAACAAAATCTAAAAAGGCGCTAATGAATAATTAGCGCCTTTTTTATTAGAAAAAATCAAACCGATTTAGTTGTTCTAGAAACCACTGCCTATATTAAAGTAGATAGCGCGTTCTTCATGGCTTTGCGCGTAGTCCATACCAAGGTGTAAACCATAACGTCTTGCGATTTGGTATCGGAAACCAACACCTCCTGCATTCACCTTGTTGCTTTGTTCAGCTCGCTCTGATGCTTTTCCTGAACCATAGAAGCCTGATACTTTCCAACGATGACTAATACTGTAGGTCAGCTGCCCTTGGAGGGTTTCAATTTCATCCCCTTGATAGCGAAATGAAGACACACCTCTTAATTCAACATATGGCTTAGCTGTTGGAGACACAAATCCATCACCTTGCTCATAATTTTGATAGTTACCCGCTAAACCAAGTGTCCACTTTTCTGACACTGGAATGTAACCTTCCGCTTCCACATTGAGATTTCTGTAATTTAAATCACTGCCAATCGCATCATCAAATACCATGTAGTCTGCAGAAAATCGATATCCTTTTGTTGGGTAAAACAAATTGTTTCTTGTATCGAATTCAGCTTCAATACCTAAACCAGATGTCACTGATTCAGTGCCTAGGGTAAGCTCCATAAACTTATCGACCAAACGATTATCAGATTCAACTTTAGACTTGGCGAATAACTGTTTCAAACCTATCATCCAAGGTGTATCACCGATTCTAAATTGCACCTTTTGTGAAAGTACCGCGACCGACGTTGATGTGCCAAATTTCAAGTCTAGTTCTTTGCCACCAAAAGAGAGTTGCTTATATAAATCGATATTAGCGACACCTAAACCACCGCCACCGGTATAACGAATTGAGTCGTTCAACCATGAACGTCTATGACCACCAAAAACAAACCAAGTTCCATTTTCAGTTCCCAGAGCACCAACAACACTCATCGCAGATGGGACAAGTTGCGCACCACCATCAATAGCCTTTAACGCTGCTTCTTTACGAATTCGTTTTTCTTCATCGCTCTCGTGTAAAAACAACCCAGCAACACCACCACCATACCCAACCGCAGGCTCGGTAATTAGTATAGGTATAGGTAAAAACCCCGTTGCATTTTCTGCAATGTGGTGGCCCATATCAAACTGACCATCCACAGGGTCGTAAAACGATGCCATTGAATCAAAAGGGATCAGTAAAGAGCTTGATAATAACGCAAGCACACCACAGCGGTTCATATAAATTGCCTCAAAAAAACCGAGGCATGAGCCTCGGTTGAAAGTTTGCTTCCTTGCAATAAACATTGAAATTAAGAACTTTTTACTGCTAAGAGAGTTCCTTATCAGCACAAGCATAATAGAGCGTTTTCTATGTTTACCCTACTCTCATATGGAGGGTCTCGTCCTACAAAATTAAATCATTCTATAGATGGCAGAAACGAAAAAGGCTCATATAAATGAGCCTCTATAAACAAATAAACTGTGTTATTGCTTTGTTAATCTCGCTTTAACAGTCGATCTACGTTTTCTTTAATAACAGATAAGATCGAAGACTTCACATCACTCATTTGTTTAGAATGATGACACCAAAGAGCAAAGCCAAATTTAAATCCTTGTTCCATTTCAGATGATTGTATAGGTTCGATGTCGTAATGCGAAAGTTCAGAATGAGCGAACGTTTTTGGTAGCAGCGCCCACCCTAGGCCCGCTTCAACCATTTTGATAACTAACGCCAATTGGTCTACTTCTTCATTGTCAGAGCTAATGGTTATTTTTTCGGACATCCCTTCTTCAAGAAACGACTTTAAGACAAACTGTTTCGCGTTTTTTAACGCTAAAAGCACATCTTCCTTTGCCAAAGATGAAAACTCACCATTTTTTTGAACGAAAGGGAAAAACTCAATATGACCTAAAAAGGTCGCATCAAAACTATGTATTCCACGACTGTCATGCACGTTGACCAATCCAAAATGATACTCACCACTCTGAAGGCCTTGCTTAATGTCTTTTTTATTTCGTACTAGAAAATTCACTCGCATCATCGGAAAATCACGACGTAACTTCTTTCGAATATCCACAAGTATTTGGTGAGGTATTACACTTGAATAAGCAAAAGTAATGCTTTCCAAGCCACCATAAGACAAGCTCAAAGCGACCTTATCGAAAATTCGGGCTTGTTCAATCGTTTGCTTAGCATAATGATAAAGGTGATGGCCATCTTCTGTTGGCTTAACCGAACGTCCAACCCTTTCAAATAGGCTTACCGCGAGCTGGTCTTCAAGGTTTGTAATAACCTGCCCGATTGTCGTTCTGTGCTTGTTCAACTTAACCGCAGCCTTGCTGAAAGACAGTTGGTCATAAACAGTCACAAACGCGAGAAGTTGTTCAATGCTGAAATTCATTTTATTGTGCTTACTGTTGGTCGTTATGTATTTAAATTACCACAGATTAACGAAATATCTACTTTGTAAGAATAATAATAGTGAAATGAATTCGTCTGGTTGAAACAAAAAAAAACTACTTAAGTCAGTAGGTTCTATCATTGATGTGTAACGAATAACTTAAATGTATTCGATCACTCGAGCTAGGTAGTTAAAGTCGCCTGAGTCACCATGGTAATTGCGGTAAACATCGACACTGAAATATTTAGGTTGATCTGCTTGAATGTGTTCAGCAATACGCTGCTCAATAGACTCTAGAGTTTCACCCGTTTGCGAGTAAATGTATTTCTTGGTGCTCTTTTGAAGCTGGCGTTGCTTCGCTTCTTTGTGTGTGACGTAATTGTTCACCTTAACCCACTGACCAATGTAATCAATCGCCACGTAGTCTAAACCCTCTTCGACTATGATTAGCGCCGCTTCTTGCTGAACGTCGGCCATTTGTAACATGTCGTTATCGACTTTTTGCTGATCCATTGAGGGCACGTTTTGTGCCATTGCAGCGCAAGACGTTGCCAAGATCAGTAGCGTTAATGCTGTTCTTTTCATTTTATAATATCCCTAATCAAGGTAATTCGGTTACCCAAAGTTTCCCGTGAGTCGCTTTGTAATAACCATATTCGTATATAGTTAATAGATAATGTTCATCAAACATGTCCTTGGTTCGTTTGGCGTAACCAAAGTCGCGCTCGATGTAAGTGAATTGCATATCAATGTTGTTGATTTCACTGATGTATTTCATTCGATATAAGTCACCACGCGTTTGTGCAAGCGTTAGGCTTGATACACTCTTTGCTACCAAATCGAGTCCCTTATCTCTTAGCGAGTGATACGGCGCTTTCAGCGCGCCATTTCGAATAACATCGAGCTGTGGGGGTGTTTCTAACCCAAGTGCATCTGAGATCTGTTGATAGTCGAAGTTAGAGGGATTGAAGAATACTTGAGTCGCTAAACCGCCATCGACGTGCAGTTCTTCAAAGATTTCACCTTCATGCTCTACATCGATGAACTGCGGTGGGAACACACCAGGAATAGACGCACTTGCGGCCAACACCTTATATATGAGTTCAGACTTATCTGGCATGTCGCTATTTGCTATTGCACCAATATTCCAAATGACAAGTTCACCAGAATCAAAATGAGTAGTACCAATAAACAGACGCTTACCGCTACGATGTTGTGCTGCGATTTGCTCAATCATCGGTTCTGGGAAAGCTTCAGCAATAAACTGATACAAGTTTTCGCCATCAGTAAACGCATCTTTAAAGACAGTGTTCAAAAAATTCTTTTTACCGAGTACGGATTTATCATTTATGTTCAACATCACGTCCTTCATCCGCGAGAATGCATCTCCTCCGATGAACACAAACGGTGCCATTAACGCG
This genomic window from Vibrio toranzoniae contains:
- a CDS encoding LysR family transcriptional regulator, encoding MNFSIEQLLAFVTVYDQLSFSKAAVKLNKHRTTIGQVITNLEDQLAVSLFERVGRSVKPTEDGHHLYHYAKQTIEQARIFDKVALSLSYGGLESITFAYSSVIPHQILVDIRKKLRRDFPMMRVNFLVRNKKDIKQGLQSGEYHFGLVNVHDSRGIHSFDATFLGHIEFFPFVQKNGEFSSLAKEDVLLALKNAKQFVLKSFLEEGMSEKITISSDNEEVDQLALVIKMVEAGLGWALLPKTFAHSELSHYDIEPIQSSEMEQGFKFGFALWCHHSKQMSDVKSSILSVIKENVDRLLKRD
- a CDS encoding BamA/TamA family outer membrane protein, with protein sequence MNRCGVLALLSSSLLIPFDSMASFYDPVDGQFDMGHHIAENATGFLPIPILITEPAVGYGGGVAGLFLHESDEEKRIRKEAALKAIDGGAQLVPSAMSVVGALGTENGTWFVFGGHRRSWLNDSIRYTGGGGLGVANIDLYKQLSFGGKELDLKFGTSTSVAVLSQKVQFRIGDTPWMIGLKQLFAKSKVESDNRLVDKFMELTLGTESVTSGLGIEAEFDTRNNLFYPTKGYRFSADYMVFDDAIGSDLNYRNLNVEAEGYIPVSEKWTLGLAGNYQNYEQGDGFVSPTAKPYVELRGVSSFRYQGDEIETLQGQLTYSISHRWKVSGFYGSGKASERAEQSNKVNAGGVGFRYQIARRYGLHLGMDYAQSHEERAIYFNIGSGF
- a CDS encoding patatin-like phospholipase family protein, with translation MNRLISSGLTVALSLLVVACSSPHTLDVRVNKDNYKEVIVEDASSVAEPLRIWASESPDFLYSPADQTTPITVSGDQLNILALSGGGANGAFGAGILIGLEESGQLKDYSIVTGISAGALMAPFVFIGGDAFSRMKDVMLNINDKSVLGKKNFLNTVFKDAFTDGENLYQFIAEAFPEPMIEQIAAQHRSGKRLFIGTTHFDSGELVIWNIGAIANSDMPDKSELIYKVLAASASIPGVFPPQFIDVEHEGEIFEELHVDGGLATQVFFNPSNFDYQQISDALGLETPPQLDVIRNGALKAPYHSLRDKGLDLVAKSVSSLTLAQTRGDLYRMKYISEINNIDMQFTYIERDFGYAKRTKDMFDEHYLLTIYEYGYYKATHGKLWVTELP